Below is a window of Poecilia reticulata strain Guanapo unplaced genomic scaffold, Guppy_female_1.0+MT scaffold_1236, whole genome shotgun sequence DNA.
ATGTGATGACGCTCTGCGCCATGTTGCCTCTGCTGCTGTGCACCTGCCTCACCTCCTTCCTGCACGCCCTGTAAGTACTACACAGGTACTACACCAGTAATACACAAAGTGCTAAGCAAATACTACAGTAGTACTACACCAGTTTCTAGGTCAGAGATGTGTGGTAGTTTAATTCTGTCATGTGGGCAGATTCATGTTCAGCTGGACGTTCCAGTTGCAGAAGCAAAGGAAACTCACCATCAGTCACCAACGACTATGAActtgttgccatgacaactCCCATCATGGAGGTCCTGGAGAGACTCCTGCTGGCCCACCTGAGGAAGCAGGACCCCCTGCAGTCTGCTTATCGCCACGGAGACGCCATCATCCACCTGCTAATCAAAGCCGCTGCCACCTGGACGGGTTGGGGTTACCTAACCCTAACTCTGAGGATCAGCAGGTGGAGCTTCAGCCTCAGCTGGatctataaataaatggaaTCTATCTGATCTAGATCTATGGCTGCCTCACTAACAGACCGGCTGGTGAAACCAGGAGAACCTTCTGTCATCTACAGAAACACTGAgatttctctgcagctgctg
It encodes the following:
- the LOC103461385 gene encoding equilibrative nucleoside transporter 1-like, yielding MAATSPKDKYLAVWMIFFMLGLGTLLPWNFFMTATMYFRNRLKDPLPTEVSANQSEAAGEHQSVLETKFNNVMTLCAMLPLLLCTCLTSFLHALCRSKGNSPSVTNDYELVAMTTPIMEVLERLLLAHLRKQDPLQSAYRHGDAIIHLLIKAAATWT